In a genomic window of Zingiber officinale cultivar Zhangliang chromosome 9B, Zo_v1.1, whole genome shotgun sequence:
- the LOC122023836 gene encoding probable inactive receptor kinase At5g10020 encodes MDPLLRATSALVFLLLVSARSAAAPADDAKALLEFKKGISSPSVAALDSWKPGSALCNSTPPWFRVSCDAAGNVVTVDLSRLGLGGDLKFSTLTGLSYLQNFSLAGNDFTGRLVPGIGSMSQLRFLDLSGNRFYGPVPERITMIGGLLLLNLSCNNFTQGIPTGIRNLQQLRVLDLRSNGLRGDMAELLSALRYNEYVDLSSNGFTGNLPVDTVNLTGLGNTVKYLNLSNNELVGGFFTNDLIQTFKNLEVLDVSNNQLTGELPAFNSVYSLKIFRASGNHLTGSIPGALLASSLQLQEIDLSGNELTGDALDVNSTSLKLLNLSSNMLTGSLPSSIGLCISLDLSNNNISGDLSVLPNWGNTLEVIDLSVNSLSGAYPEALQFQNLRSIRIQNNHLAGSLPSAFENYPSLSELDLSLNEFSGPILPGFFKSVLTSLNLSGNQFSGNIPIQSSHSTESFVLPSYNHLESLDLSDNTLTGPLPSEIINLQRLKLLILQNNSLSGELPSELGKLSSLEILDLSMNHFDGDIPDMPQPTLKAFNVSYNDLSGTIPQSLQHFPRNSFYPGNTLLVSPRGMPSGNDDEFGQNHHHLKYSLRIAAIVGSVGGVMLLLFAVMTLYVIRSQKLCGKNRSGDQTTGRELKLGRFGRSNISRSSKDNPITSSVSFSNDHLLTASRTLSAQKELLPEAVEYGYSDSRTSESAMNNVHNYPANTGERSSPGSPLCSSPHFIDSLASEQPAMLDVYSPDRLAGELFFLDNSLTFTAEELSRAPAEVLGRSSHGTSYKATLDSGHVLTVKWLRVGLVKVKKEFAKEAKRIGTIRHPNIIPWRGYYWGPREQERLMISDFVNGDSLSLYLYESTPRRYSRLSVSQRLKIAIDVARCLYYLHNEKGLAHGSVKPTNILLTGPDLTARLTDYSLHRLMTHSGTAEQILNLGALGYRAPELQTASKPSPSFKADVYAFGVILMEMLTRRSAGDIISGQTGAVDLTDWVQMCNREGRGADCFDRDISGLEEAPRVMDELLAVSLQCILPVNERPNIRTVFQDLCAITM; translated from the exons ATGGATCCGCTCCTCCGGGCCACGTCGGCCCTCGTCTTCCTCCTCCTCGTCTCCGCCCGCTCGGCCGCCGCGCCGGCTGACGACGCCAAGGCCCTCCTCGAGTTCAAGAAGGGCATCTCTAGCCCCTCCGTCGCCGCCCTCGACTCATGGAAGCCGGGATCCGCCCTCTGCAATTCCACTCCCCCCTGGTTCCGCGTCTCCTGTGATGCCGCCGGGAATGTCGTCACCGTCGACCTCTCCCGCCTCGGCCTCGGCGGCGACCTCAAGTTCTCGACCCTCACTGGCCTTAGTTACCTCCAGAACTTCAGCCTCGCCGGCAATGACTTCACTGGCCGCCTCGTGCCCGGGATCGGCAGCATGAGCCAGCTCAGGTTCTTGGATCTCTCGGGGAACAGGTTCTACGGCCCCGTGCCTGAGCGGATCACTATGATTGGCGGGCTGTTgcttctcaatctctcttgtaACAATTTTACGCAAGGGATCCCGACTGGGATCCGGAATCTGCAGCAGCTTAGGGTGCTTGATTTGCGATCCAATGGCCTGCGGGGTGACATGGCGGAGCTCCTATCGGCTTTACGGTACAATGAATATGTTGATCTGAGTAGCAATGGCTTCACTGGAAACCTCCCTGTTGACACAGTCAACCTCACGGGCTTGGGGAACACGGTCAAGTACTTGAATTTGAGCAATAACGAGCTCGTTGGTGGCTTCTTTACAAATGACTTGATTCAAACGTTCAAAAATTTGGAGGTTTTAGATGTGAGCAACAATCAGCTGACTGGAGAGCTCCCGGCTTTCAATTCTGTTTATAGCTTAAAAATTTTCCGTGCTTCTGGTAATCATCTGACTGGATCTATACCAGGAGCATTGCTTGCAAGTTCACTGCAGTTGCAGGAAATAGATCTCAGTGGAAATGAGCTTACAG GTGATGCTTTGGATGTCAACTCTACATCCCTGAAGCTTCTGAACCTCTCCTCTAATATGCTAACAGGTTCATTGCCTTCAAGTATAGGGCTGTGTATATCATTGGATTTGAGTAATAATAATATCTCTGGCGATCTATCGGTTCTTCCCAATTGGGGAAACACATTAGAAGTTATTGATTTAAGTGTAAATTCTTTGTCAGGCGCCTATCCTGAGGCATTACAATTTCAGAATTTGAGATCCATAAGGATTCAGAATAACCATTTAGCAGGCTCTCTTCCATCTGCATTTGAAAACTATCCTTCCTTGTCTGAACTTGATCTCAGTCTGAATGAATTCTCTGGACCAATTCTGCCAGGGTTTTTCAAATCTGTTTTAACTAGTTTGAATCTCTCAGGAAACCAATTTTCTGGGAATATTCCAATTCAGAGCTCACATTCAACTGAATCGTTTGTTTTACCGTCTTATAATCATCTAGAGAGCCTTGACTTATCTGATAACACATTGACTGGTCCATTGCCGTCAGAAATTATTAACTTGCAAAGATTGAAGCTGCTTATTCTTCAAAATAATTCCTTGTCTGGAGAGTTGCCTAGTGAACTAGGTAAGCTCAGCTCTCTGGAAATCCTTGATCTGTCAATGAATCATTTTGATGGTGATATACCTGATATGCCTCAGCCAACTCTTAAAGCTTTTAATGTTTCCTATAACGATCTGTCTGGCACCATCCCACAAAGTCTGCAGCACTTTCCAAGAAACTCATTTTATCCTGGAAATACATTGCTAGTTTCTCCTCGTGGCATGCCTTCAGGAAATGATGATGAATTCGGTCAAAATCATCACCATTTGAAGTATAGTCTCCGAATAGCTGCTATTGTTGGATCAGTTGGTGGTGTCATGTTACTTTTGTTTGCAGTGATGACATTATATGTGATTCGATCCCAAAAACTTTGTGGAAAGAATCGTTCTGGAGACCAAACCACTGGAAGAGAATTAAAGCTTGGGAGATTTGGCCGTTCAAATATATCTAGATCATCAAAGGATAATCCCATCACTTCTTCAGTTAGTTTCTCCAATGACCATTTATTGACAGCTTCTAGAACACTATCAGCACAGAAAGAGTTGTTGCCAGAGGCTGTTGAATATGGTTATTCTGATAGTAGAACTTCAGAAAGTGCTATGAATAATGTGCACAATTATCCTGCTAATACAGGAGAGAGGTCTTCTCCAGGATCACCATTGTGCTCATCGCCTCATTTTATCGATTCTCTTGCATCTGAGCAACCAGCCATGCTAGATGTGTATTCACCAGATCGTTTAGCAGGAGAGCTCTTTTTCTTAGACAACTCTTTGACATTCACAGCTGAAGAATTATCTCGTGCCCCTGCAGAAGTTCTTGGTAGAAGTAGCCATGGCACATCCTATAAGGCAACCCTTGATAGCGGTCACGTTTTGACTGTGAAGTGGCTAAGAGTAGGCCTTGTTAAAGTCAAAAAAGAATTTGCCAAGGAGGCAAAGAGAATTGGGACCATTAGACATCCAAATATCATCCCTTGGAGAGGCTATTATTGGGGCCCTAGAGAGCAAGAAAGATTGATGATTTCTGACTTTGTTAATGGAGATAGTTTGTCACTTTATCTTTATG AGTCCACACCTAGAAGGTACTCACGCCTCTCAGTTAGCCAAAGGTTAAAAATTGCTATTGATGTGGCTCGTTGTTTGTATTACCTCCATAATGAGAAGGGCCTAGCTCATGGAAGTGTAAAGCCAACAAATATCCTCCTCACTGGCCCAGATCTCACTGCTAGGCTGACAGATTATAGCCTTCATCGTCTCATGACACACAGTGGGACAGCAGAACAGATTTTAAACTTGGGAGCACTTGGGTACCGAGCCCCTGAGCTGCAAACTGCAAGCAAGCCATCCCCATCATTTAAGGCTGACGTGTATGCATTCGGTGTAATTCTCATGGAGATGTTAACTCGAAGAAGTGCTGGTGATATAATCTCAGGCCAAACGGGTGCAGTTGATCTCACCGATTGGGTGCAGATGTGCAACAGGGAGGGACGGGGAGCAGACTGCTTTGACAGGGATATCTCAGGATTGGAGGAAGCTCCAAGGGTGATGGATGAACTACTTGCAGTATCACTTCAGTGCATTCTACCTGTAAATGAGAGGCCTAACATCCGGACAGTCTTTCAAGATCTCTGTGCCATAACAATGTGA
- the LOC122024156 gene encoding uncharacterized protein LOC122024156 isoform X1: MAEAKGFLAAHDHLNAPDEVDQEAGPGTQTRCRVCFRSDGRDLISPCKCEGSSKFVHRECLDHHRTVKESFAFANCTDCKAPYYLRVHVHPERKGRILKFLKFRNILCAFAVIQIAICSLASVLYLVCGNGIYFGSLNYFYGGVFDSYVYYPLLLERVSATKLNVYYSLGLLLCCLLLGLSRFFMACYNLGKLLGKAQSYQDLYILCKRSWWSISTKAFYYGFMAEADQTWLELMFIMELVVMGLVSFIGLFYAIAIASIFGRQIWKYHYYTFGKRLLTREYIVDDMDGLAKDWCPPPLPPDHVDELEELGFL, encoded by the exons ATGGCGGAGGCGAAGGGCTTCCTTGCGGCGCACGACCACCTCAATGCTCCGGACGAGGTAGACCAGGAGGCCGGCCCGGGGACGCAGACCCGCTGCCGTGTCTGCTTCAGAAGCGATG GGAGGGATCTCATTTCGCCCTGCAAATGCGAGGGATCTTCTAAGTTCGTACACCGAGAATGCCTGGACCACCATAGGACTGTAAAG gAAAGTTTTGCATTTGCCAATTGTACAGATTGCAAAGCTCCCTATTACCTAAGGGTACATGTTCATCCAGAAAGAAAAGGGCGAATTCTGAAATTCCTCAAGTTTCGGAATATACTATGTGCATTTGCTGTGATTCAAATT GCAATCTGTTCATTGGCAAGcgtcttgtatttggtttgtggAAACGGGATTTATTTTGGcagcttaaattatttttatggtGGAGTTTTTGATAGCTATGTCTATTATCCTTTGCTGTTAGAAAGGGTTTCTGCTACAAAATTGAATGTCTACTATTCTCTTG GGCTGCTGCTATGTTGTCTTCTTCTCGGATTGTCCAGATTCTTTATGGCTTGCTATAATCTAGGAAAGCTCTTGGGCAAGGCTCAGTCATATCAAGATTTATATATTCTTTGCAAAAGATCCTG GTGGAGCATAAGTACCAAAGCATTTTACTATGGATTCATGGCAGAAGCTGATCAAACTTGGCTAGAGTTGATGTTTATTATGGAGTTAGTTGTCATGGGCCTCGTCTCCTTTATTGGCCTATTTTACGCGATTGCCATTGCCTCAATTTTTGGCCGACAAATTTGGAAGTATCATTATTACACGTTTGGCAAACGATTGCTTACGAGA GAGTACATAGTCGATGACATGGATGGTTTGGCCAAAGATTGGTGCCCACCTCCCCTACCACCAGATCATGTTGACGAGCTAGAGGAACTCGGATTTCTTTAG
- the LOC122024156 gene encoding 40S ribosomal protein S16-like isoform X2 yields MAAAAESVQCFGRKKTAVAVAHCKRGRGLIKVNGVPIELVKPEILRLKAFEPILLLGRQRFAGVDIRIRVKGGGKTSQIYAIRQSIAKALVAYNQKYVDEQSKQEIKDILVRYDRTLLVADPRRCEPKKFGGRGARARFQKSYR; encoded by the coding sequence atggcggcggcggcggaatcGGTGCAGTGCTTCGGCAGGAAGAAGACAGCCGTCGCGGTGGCGCACTGCAAACGCGGCCGCGGCCTGATCAAGGTGAACGGCGTCCCCATCGAGCTGGTGAAGCCGGAGATCCTCCGCCTCAAGGCCTTCGAACCCATCCTACTCCTCGGGCGGCAGAGGTTCGCGGGGGTTGACATCCGCATCCGCGTCAAGGGCGGCGGCAAGACTTCCCAGATCTACGCCATCCGCCAGAGCATCGCAAAGGCCCTCGTCGCCTACAACCAGAAGTACGTGGACGAGCAGTCCAAACAGGAGATCAAGGACATACTCGTACGCTACGACCGGACCCTTCTCGTCGCCGACCCCCGCCGATGCGAGCCCAAGAAGTTTGGTGGTCGTGGCGCTCGGGCTCGTTTCCAGAAGTCGTACCGGTAG